A region of Haliotis asinina isolate JCU_RB_2024 chromosome 9, JCU_Hal_asi_v2, whole genome shotgun sequence DNA encodes the following proteins:
- the LOC137296621 gene encoding perlucin-like encodes MLFILILISLAVNSSPCIETAHGTHWMAFTDIIIRRSSISEVPNIGNKYTCLGLCLQIEACVSVFYRQQQQRCQFHDVLFTSPQDGEQEIGTEYYSITTGGCPLSYVHNRILNMCYQIHLIRATFHAGEEDCNSRGEHLLVIDNAEKQSHMVNQINSSSDNMLRKFHIDGADVETEGHWVFHDGRIMTYFAWGPGYPQNGTDKNYLVADPQYGFLWSDKEGMEAKHYICERDL; translated from the exons ATGCTGTTTATTCTCATTCTCATATCACTCGCCGTTAACTCCTCACCTTGCATTGAAACTGCCCATGGAACCCACTGGATGGCATTCACAGACATCATCATTAGACGCAGCAGCATTTCTGAAGttccaaatattggaaataaATATACCTGCCTGGGTCTGTGTCTTCAAATCGAGGCTTGTGTGTCTGTATTCTACAGGCAGCAACAGCAACGGTGTCAATTCCATGACGTGTTGTTCACGTCGCCGCAGGATGGAGAACAGGAGATAGGTACAGAATACTACAGTATTACTACAG GTGGATGTCCCTTGTCCTATGTCCACAACAGAATTCTGAACATGTGCTACCAGATTCATCTTATCAGAGCCACGTTTCATGCCGGTGAGGAAGACTGTAATTCTCGAGGGGAACACCTCCTTGTCATCGACAATGCGGAGAAGCAAAGCCACATGGTGAACCAAATCAACTCCTCGTCTG aCAATATGTTAAGAAAATTCCACATCGATGGGGCGGACGTCGAAACCGAAGGCCACTGGGTGTTTCATGACGGTCGAATCATGACGTACTTTGCCTGGGGTCCAGGCTACCCACAGAACGGCACCGACAAAAACTACCTAGTCGCCGACCCCCAGTATGGTTTCCTGTGGAGTGACAAGGAGGGTATGGAAGCGAAACATTACATTTGTGAGAGAGACCTATGA